The sequence GCCTTCCTCGCGATGATCGACGTGTACACCGGCGAGCTCATCCCCGCGCGCGCCGCCGCGCATGCACCGGCGATCGACCCCGCGGATCCGTTCTGCCTCCGCGGTCGCGAGGCGGTACTCGACGTGCTACCGGTCGCGTGGGACGTCGCGTCGCCGTCGCTGGCCGGCGAACCGAAGGCACCCGTGGGGCTCGAGGCGCCCGAGCGCGGGCTGCCCCTGCCCACCGACGAGCGCGGCGCGGCCACGCTGTTGACGGAGTGGGACGACCACCTCTTCGCGCTCGGACTGCGCGCGGCTCGATCCGCATGGCGAGCCGCCGGTGCTGCGCTCGGGCTCGGCGACGACGTCTTCGCGCTGGCCCCCGACGAGCTCGCCGCGCTCGCGCAACACGGGCTGCCCGACGTCGCGCAACGCGTCGCCGCGCGCCGCGAACGGCAGCGACGCGCGGCGGCGCTGCGCGTGCCCAGCCGCATCGTCGACGGCGCGCCGGCGGGGGTCCCGACGCGGTGGCTGCGGGGCTTCGCGCTCGGCTCCGACTTCACCGGGCCGCTCGCGCCGCGCCCCGACCTCGCGGCGTTGCTGGCCTCGCCGCCGCCGACCGGTGCGGTGGTTGCCCTGCCCGCGCTGACCGCCCAGGCCGCGGTCGTGCTCGCGCGCCTCGAGGTCCGCGCGGTCGTGTGCGAGCACGGCGGTGCCCTCGGGCACGGGGCCTTGATGGCCCGCGAGCTGGGCTTGTCGGCGTTGCTCGGCGCGCGCGGCTGCATGGCGATCGCCGAGGGCACGCGGGTGCGGATCGATGTCCGCAGCGGCGCGCTGCGTCGCGCGGCGTCCGATGGCGATGACGATCACGACGGGCTCGCGCACCCGCGCCGGCCGTCGACGCACTGACTAGATGACGTCCTCGGAGACGCCCGGGCCCGGTCGCGCCGGGGACTTCGCGGCCTGTTGAGCACTCTGCGCGGCCTTCGGCGGCTCCCGACGGCGCGGCGGTGGGGCCCCCTCGGGGCGCTCGCCGTTGATGCGCTTGCGCAAGTCCTTGCCGACCTTGAAGAATGGCAGACGCTTCGGCGCCACGTGGACGGTGTCGCCGGTGCGTGGGTTGCGGCCTTCGTACGGCTTGTACTGCCGCACGGTGAAGCTGCCGAACCCGCGGATCTCGATGCCCTCGTCGCGTCGCAACGCGTCGACCATCGCCTCGAAGATCGTATTGATGACCAGCTCAGCCCGCCCCTTGGTGAGATTGGCTTCCTGCGCGACCACCTCGATGAGTTCGGACTTCGTCACGACTGCGACCTCGACGGCCCCAGGCAAACCGCCCCGGGCAAGCCCCATCGTAGGTGGGAAAACCCTGCGATATCAAGCTGCAAGGTTGGAGGCCCCTGGAGGTCGCGGGCGACGACCCCACGGCGCGGCCGACCGCGACGGGCAAGGGGTTCGGTCCGCCGCCGCCCCGCGAGGCCGCGCGGGGCCCCCACGGGCGCGCCGTTGCCCCCGTCCGGGCGCGTGTGCGACGGGGGCGAGCCGCGGGGATTTCGGGGCGGTGTTCAGCCGTCGCGCGGGCGCAGGCGATGGTAGCCCGGCACGAACGCATCCACGTGACAGTCGTGCCGCGCGTAGTAGTCGACCAGGTCGGCCCAGGTCGCCGTGCCGTCGTGGATGAGCCCGGCCAGCGACGGCGCCGCGAGGGCGCCACACGACTCGACCGCCTCGAACGGTTGGTGGGCCAGCGCGGTCATGTCGTCGGACCCGAGCGCGCGCGGTGACAGCTGGCTCAGCAGGCGCTGCTGGAACTCGTCGATCTCCAGCACCTCGACATGCTCGAGGCGCACCGAGCCACTGCCCGCGCAGAGCACCACGTCGGCGGCCTCGCGCGGCCGCAGGGCGATGGCGTTGTGCATGCGCGAGCCATGGACCTCGCAGCGCCCGCGCTCCGCCGAGCTCGCCCGCACCAGATAGGCGACCGGCTGCGTGCCGATGTTCTCGATGCGCGCGATGGTGTGGTTGGCCGCGACGCTCACGCCGTGCTGGCGGTACGTGACGCGCTCGACCACCGCCGTCACCCGCAGGTGCGCGGAGCTCCACTGCTTGCCCGGCGCCAGCACGATCGCGTCCTCGAGCTCGATCGCGTGCACCAGCGGCGCAGCCATGTGCGCCGCCGACATCGGCACCTGCCACGCCTGTGCCAGCGATTCGAGGTGCTGCAGCCGCTGACTTTTGCCCTGCTCGAGCTCGGTGCGTTGCTCCGCCACCGACGCGCGCACGGTGGCGACGTCGCGCTCACCGCTGCGGATGACGCGGGTGCGGGCCGACGACTCGCGCGGGAACTTGTTCGACAGCCACACGCCGACCAGCACCACGCCGACCAGACCGATCGCGGCGAGTACCCGCTGGAGGCTCGTGGCCATGTCGACGCAAGCATGCCCGAAAGCGCGGCCTCATCGCCGCAGCCAGCCGTCGAGCTCGGCAGGGGTGAGTCCGGCGACCGCCGCCAACCACGCCCGCGGCAGGCGAGCGTCGAGGCCGACCTCCGCCCACGCCCCCGCGGCGGCCGGGTCGTCGGGGACCGCGGCCGGCCAGCGCCCACGGGCGGCGCCCTCCAACCGCGCGAACCCGCGCCAGGGATCGCCCGCTCCCCGCATCGCCTGCAGATCGCCGAGCAGGCGGTGGAGGTCGGCCCAAAGCACGACCGCCGCCTCGCCCGCCGCCGCCAGCTCGGCGCGGGGGCACGGGGCGCCCGCGCTCGCCGATGCTCGCCGCACGAGGATTGCCCGCGGTACCAGCTGGGCCTCCCGCAGCGCGCCGGGCCAACGCGCCGCGAGCCCGCGCGCCACCCCGGCCACCGGCTCGCCCGCCGCCGCATCGACCAACGCCAACAATCCCTCGTACTTGGCCACCAGCTCGGCGCGTGCGATCGGCTCGGCCCAATAGGCCGAGACGCTCGGCCACCCGCGACAGGCCAGGCGTGGCAGGGGATTCGGCGGCGGGCGCGGCATCGCGGCGGGCGGGGGCGCGCGATCGGACCCCCAGCGCATCATCCCACGATCACCCGCGCCGCCTGGGCACCTTCGTGCGGGCGAGCCAGGGGCCGGTCGGGGCTTTTCCCGCGCCCCATCCCCCGATAAGCTGACGAGGTCCCGGAAAAGTTTCCGAAAGGGTTGTCCCACAGTGCGAAAGGGCCGCTCCGAATCCTCGATGCTCGAACACGTCGAGAATCTTGCGATTGCGCATACGCAGACTGCGGACGCAGCTGCGTCGGAGTCCGGCACGTTCCTCAGCCCGGAGGAGCGCCAGCTCGTCGCACGTGCCCGCGTCGGTGAGCACCGTGCGCTGCGCCAAATCTACTCGACCTACCAGGCCCAGGTCCGCGCGCACTTCTACCGTCTGCTCGGCCACGACGGCGAGATCGACGACCTCACGCAGATCGTGTTCGCTCGGGCCTTCAACGCGCTCGATCGGTTCCAGGGCAACTCCACGCTCGGCACGTGGCTCTACCGCATCACCGCCAACACCACGCACAACCTCCTGCGCCAGCGGTTTCGACGCGAGCGCGTGAAGTCGGCGCTCAACTGGTTCAACTCGAGCGGCGCGACCAAGGTCGGCTCCACCCGCGTCGAGGCGCGTGACGAGGCACACCGCATCCTGCAGCAGCTGCGACCCGATCTCCGTGAAGTCTTCGTGCTGTATCACTATGAAGGTCTGACGCTGCAGGAGATCAGCGAGATCCTCGACAAGCCGATCAGCACCATCGGCGACCGCCTCACCCGCGCACGCAAGCAGCTGCGCGACCTCGTGGTCGCCTAGGAATCCGCCATGCAACCCCGCGAACCCCAGCCGCGCCCGCGATACAGCTGTCAGGAGGCCCACGAGGACTCCGAGCTCGTGTTGAGCGATCGGGCGACCCAGGCGGTGCGCGAGCTCTACGACGAGCACCTGCGGGCGTGCCGAGATTGCCGGCGCATGCACCGGGCGCTGTACGCCATTTACGAAGGCCCCGTGGTGCCGACCGCACCCGCGGGGCTGCGCGAAGAGAAGGAGTTCCACGCGATCCTCCGCCGCATGAAGACGGAGCGACGCGAGCCGTGGTACCGCAAGTGGGCGGTGGGCGCGACCGTGGGTGGCCTCGCGACCGCGGCCGCCGTGCTGACCTTGACCCTCTTCGACGTGGCGCCCGAGGTGCTCTCGCTGCCCAAGTTCGAGGACGAAGGTCCCGAGCCGGTCGCGCTGGTGACCGGTGCCTCGGGCGACGACGGCAGCGATGCGACCACCGGTGGCGGCATCGAACATCCCGCGCAGAGCTATGGCCGCATCGTCGGCGGGCTCGCCGATCTCGTCACCCCCGGCGGTCAGTCCTCGAACACCAACACCTTCCCGGTCGGCACCCACTTCGAGGTGAACGCCGAGCATCCGCTGCAGGTCGGCTTGGTCGGCAAGATCGTCGCCAACTTCACGCCGAGCTCGCGCATCGAGTGGACCGCCGCCTCGCCCAGCCTGCTCGAGCTCGAGGTCGAGCGGGGCATCGCCGCGGTGCGCTACGACCGACGCCCGTCGGATCCGGTGCTGCAGATCCGTACCCCGACGGCAGTCGTGCGGGTGATCGGCACCGTCTTCACCGTGCAGGTCGAGCCCAACGACAACACCATCGTGTCGGTGCTGCGCGGGCAGGTCGAGGTGCTGCACCCGAAGACCAACCGCCTGCTGGCCGAGGTCGAGTCGGGCTTCCGCTACGACGTGGGTCGCTCGACCTTCGACGACCCCGGTCTCACCGAGGTCGAGGCCGCACTGCCGCTGTCGAACGACCCCGGTGACGAGGACGGCGACGGCAGCGAGACCCTCGCGCTCGCCGACGGCCGCATCCCGCCGGCGTGGAACGTGCCCGGCCTCCCGCAGGACCCGCGCTTCCGGACCATGGCCTACGTGCCGGCCCGGCCTGCGACCGCCCCGGTGGCGATCGGCGCGACGCCCCGCACACCGCGCAACGGCGGGGCGGTAGCGGCTGCGAATCCGCCGGCCGCCGAGCGACGTCCGATGGACGACGATGGCGAGGACCTCATCGAGAGCCTCATGCGCGACGCGGAGCTCACCCGGCGCAAGGAGCTTCGGGCATCGCTCGAGACCTGCCGCGGCCTCTACGAGGCGGTCGACACCCGCTACCTCGCCGCCAAGTGCCTGTCGACCTTCATCGACAAGTACGGCAGCGACCCGCTCGCCGTCGAAGGCTACCTCCTGGTCGGCATCCTGCGCATGGACTATGCGCTCGACTACGAGGCCGCCGAGGTCGCCTTCCAGACCTTCCTTCGCCGCGCGCCCAACCATCCCTCGGCCGAGCTGGCGCTCTTCCGCATGTGGCTCGCCAGCACCGAGAACGGTCGCATTACCGAGGCGCTCGATCGCGGTCGCAAGTACCTGGCGCGCTACCCCAACGGCAAGTACGTCGGCAAGGTCCTGCAGCGCTTCCCCGAGCTGAAGTCCGAGCTGTAGCGCCGCGCAACGCCGGACGCCGGGCCCACGTTCGCGCCGCGTCGCGGCCCTGCTGCGGTGCCATGGCGGTGGGCGCGGTGCGGCCGTGATCCGGTGAGGCCGTGATCCGGTGAGGCCGTGATCCGGTGGGGCCGTGATCCGGTGGGGCCGTGATTGGTGGCGCCGTGATCGGGCCGTGATCCGGTGGCGCCGTGATCGGGCCGTGATCGGGTGGCGCCGTGATCGGGCCGCGACTGGTGGCGCCGTGATCGGGGCGTGATCCGGTGGGGCCGTGGTCGGGCCGTGATCCGGTGGCGCCGTGGCGGCCCCCGCCCGCGGTGGTTGCGGCGGTGTGCAATGCGGTCCGCGGGCGAGTCGGTGTGCCGCGTGCGTGGGCGGGTCGGCGACCCGTGCGGGCGTGGCATCCAACAGGGCCGCCCGCGTGGGGTCCCCGAATTGGCAGAGGGGAGCACCCCGGGCTCGGGGCCTCCCCTCTTCGTTCGGAGCCCGGCCAGCGCGTCGGCGCTGGTCGGATCCTTGGACGCGCTCACCGATGTGGGTCGGCGGCGCGTTCAGCCGCGCTTGCTAGCGCCGCGCCGGCACCCCCGGCTGGAAGGCGCCCGCAGGCGCCCCACCGGCGATCTCGTTGAACTCGTGGTTGTTGTAGTCGAACTTCCACATCTTGATCATGAACCAGGGCGTGTAGATGCCGACGGTCACCATCGTCAGCAGGTAGCCGACCAGGAACGTCACGAAGAACTCGCCGCCCGTGCCGGTGAAGCTGCCAGCGAATGCCCTGCCCTGGAAGTAGACCCGGGTGTTCTCGGCCCAGAACTTCAGCATCTTCACCTGGAACCAGGGGAAGTAGATGTACACGGTCACCATGCACAGCAACATGCCGACCAGCACGGTCACGAACAGCTGGCCGCCGGTGCCCTCGAAATCGAAGTTGCCGACCGGCTGCTCGTTCTCGAGGATCGCCGTGCGCGAGAAGATCACCTTGCGCAGCTTGCAGATGAACCAGGGCATGTAGATGTAGAGGGTGATCACCGTCAGCAACATGCCGACGAGGAACGTGACGAACAGCTCGCCACCGGTGCCCTCGAAGTTCAGCCGGTACCGCGTGCCATCCTGGGCGGTGGCCGTGGTGTTGTCCGCGAAGAACTTGATCATCTTGCAGATGAACCAGGGCGCGTAGATGCCGAACGTGATGGCCGTCAGCAGGTAGCCGACCAAGAACGTCACGAACAGCTCGCCGCCCTTGCCCGTGAACTCCAGCCGGAGATCACCGCGTCGGGTCGGCCCGAGCGTCGTGTTCGACAGAACGAAGTTGGTGATCTTGCAGTAGAACCAGGGCATGTAGAAGCCGACCGTGACGAGCGTCAGCAGGTAGCCGACCAAGAACGTCACGAACAGCTCGCCACCGGTGCCTTGGAAGTTGGGGCGCACGCCACCGCCGCCACCGCCCATCATCGGCGCCGGGGGACCGAACCCACCGGGCGCCGGTGCGCCGAACTGCGGGCCCATCGGTGCCGGCGGGCCTCCGCCCGGACGCGCCATCATGCCGGGAGGGCCGGGCGGCGGACCGCCCATCGGCATCCCCGGTGGCGGACCCATCGGCGGGCCGCCCATCGGCATGCCCGGTGGCGGACCCATCGGCGGACCGCCCATCGGCATCCCCGGCGGCGGACCGCCCATCGGCATCCCCGGCGGCGGACCCATCGGCGGACCGCCCATCGGCATCCCCGGTGGCGGACCCATCGGTGGGCCGCCCATCGGCATCCCCGGCGGCGGACCCATCGGCGGGCCACCCATCGGCATCCCCGGCGGCGGGCCCATCGGTGGACCCGGCGGCGGACCAAAACCTCCGGGCTGGCCCGGGGGCATGCCCATCGGAGGGCCACCCATCGGAGGGCCAGGCGGCGGACCGAAACCTCCGGGCTGCGGTCCCGGAGGCATGCCCGGCGGCGGACCCATCGGCGGCGGACCCATCGGCGGGCCACCCATCGGAGGGCCAGGCGGCGGGCCAAAACCACCGGGTTGCTGCGGCGGCATGCCGGGGGGTGGGCCCATCGGGGGACCCGGCGGACGGGGTGCGGCCGGACCCGGCGGGGGCCCAGGCGGCGGACCCCAGCCCGGCGCGCCGCCTTGCGCTGCCGGTGGCGGCGCTCCGAATTGCGGCGGCGGTGCACCCGGCGGCGGACCGGGGGGCCGCGGCGCGGGCGGGCTGCCCGGTGGCCCCCACGCGGGCGGCGGCGCGCCCGGGCCTGCGGCCGGCGGTGGTGCGCCCATCGCCATCATCGTGCGTGCCGGCGCGGCCGGTTGCTCGCCATGCACCGCCATCAACTGCAGCGTGGTCTGACCGGCCTGGAACCACTGCCCGGGCTCGAGCACGAATTCGTTCAGGCGCTGGCCGTTGAACCACGTGCCGTTGGTGCTGCCGACGTCGCGAACGCGAACCTGACCGTTCTGAAACAAGATCTCGGCGTGACGACCCGAGGTCTGCGGATCGTTGAGAACGATGTCGCCCGACTCGCGACCGATCGAGGTCATCGGCGCGGCGATGTTCCTCGTCTCCGGCGGCCGGTTGACGTACTGGATCTTGAGAACGAAGTAGCTGCTCACACGTGCCTCCGCAGGGGGGAGCGCGAGTCTCCCAATCTTGGACCCTTGATCGCAAGGGCGATCGACGAACGATCGTGCGCCTGGTTGCGCCGGTTTCGGCCGCCTGGAGTGCGCCGGCAGGGATGGCCACGGCCCATCGGCCCCGGCCGCCCGCTGCCCGGGCGCATGTTCGTGTCGAAGGCGGTCACATCGGGCCGCCCGCAGCATCTGCCACCGGCCAGCTCGCGCCGGTGCTAGGCCGCCGCGGCGGGCTTCGCCGGCAGCACGGTCGCGAGCAGGTCACGGGCCAGCTCGTCGCGCTCCTTGGCGTGCTCGCGTAGCCAGTCCAGCGCGGCCGCGCGGCCTTGACCGATGCGCGTGGCCCCGTGCGCGAACCAGCTGCCGTTCTTGACCACCGTGCCGCGCTCGAGCGCCGCGTCGAGGATCTCGGCCTCGCGATCGATCCCGCGACCGAACGCGATCTCGAACTCGGCCTCGGTGAACGGCGGCGCGCACTTGTTCTTCGCGACCTTCACGCGGGTCCGACTCGCGACCGCCCGCTCGCCGTCCCGCACGGTCTGGATGCGACGGATGTCGAGACGGACGCTGGCGAAGTACTTGAGCGCGTTGCCACCCGTGGTCGTCTCCGGCGAGCCGAACTGCACGCCGATCTTGTGCCGCAGCTGGTTGATGAAGACCACCGTGGTGTTGGTCTGGTGGGCGACGCCGGCGATCTTGCGCATCGCCTGGCTCATGAGTCGCGCTTGCAGGCCCAGGTGCTGATCGCCCATGTCGCCCTCGAGCTCGGCCTTGGGGATGAGCGCCGCGACCGAGTCGACGATGATGAGGCCGACGGTACCGGTGCGGCACAGCGTGTCGGCGATCTCGAGCGCCTGCTCGCCGTGATCCGGCTGCGCGACCAGCAGGTCCTCGGTGATGACGCCGAGCGCCTTGGCGTAGGCGACGTCGAACGCGTGCTCGGCGTCGAGGAACGCGCACAGGATGCCGCGCTTCTGCGCCTCGGCCACGATGTGCAGCGTCAGCGTGGTCTTGCCCGACGACTCCGGGCCGTAGATCTCGACGATGCGACCCTTGGGCAGCCCGCCGATGCCGAGTGCGCGATCGAGGTTGATCGACCCGGTCGCGATGGTTTCGTAGCGTTGGACCTCGCCGGACTCGCCGCCGAGGGCCATGAGGGCGCCCTTGCCGAAACGACCGACGATGGTGTCGATGACCTTGGTGATGGACTCGCGCACGGGCTTGCGGTCGTCGGACTTGGACTTGGTTGCGCCGATGGGTGGAGCGGTGTTCATTGTGGTTGCCTCCGTGGAGTTGCCGCCCGACACTGCGCTCGACGTGCCAAGCCATGCGGCGCGTCGAGGTGCGCGTGGTCGTTGGCGATCCGTCGTCGCGCCGGTGCGCACCGGCGCGGCTCGCCGGCCCGCGGGCCGGCCCAGCCGGACGAAACGGGCCGGCCTCGCGGCGACGATGCTCGTGTTGCTGGGTGCGGGCTGCCGCGCGAGCGCGGCGCTCGAGGGGACCGCAGCGGCGACCCCTCCGCCTGCGTTCGACGCCGAGCTCGCGCGCGCCCACCTCGACGACTGGCTGGCGCAGCCGCGCGCGCTCGGTGATCCGCGGCGTGCCGAGAGCATCGCCCGCCTGGTCGCGACCCTCGCGGCGATGGGCGTCACGCCCGAGCGCGTCGATCACGTCGCCGATGATCCCAGCGGCACCGGCTCGTACGCGCTCACCGAGATCGTTGCCGACTTCCACCCCGACGCCGCGCGTCGCTTCGTGCTCGCGACCCACTACGACGTGCGCCCGTGGGCCGACGAGGACCCCGACCCCGCCAACCACGCGCGGCCGATCCCCGGGGCCAACGACGGCACCAGCGGCCTCGCGGTGGTGCTCGCCCTGGTACCGCCGCTGCTGGCCGCGCTCCCGCCGGACGTGGGCGTCAGTGTGGTGCTGTTCGACGGCGAGGAGCTGGGGCGGCCCGACGCCGGTGGCTACTGCATGGGCTCGCGCCACCTCGCCGAGCGCATCCGCCAGGGGCTGCACCCGACCCTGGCCCGCGCCGAGCTCGGCATCGTGCTCGACATGGTCGGTGACGCCGATCTCCGCCTGCGCATCGAGCCCAACTCGGCGACGTTCCACCCGGCCCTCGCACGGGCGCTGTGGGACACCGCCGCTGCGCTCGGCGAGCCCGCGTTCTCGCCCGACGCCAGCGGCCCCGGCATCGTCGACGACCACCAGTTTCTCACCGCGGCCGGCATCCCGAGCGTGCTCGTCATCGATCGCGAGTACGTCGCATGGCACCGCGTCGACGACGACGCGCAGCACGTCGCGACCGCGAGCCTCGCGAGCGTCGGTCGGGTGGTGCTGGCCACCCTGCTGCGGTGGTTCGCGCCGCCGCGCTGACGCTACGCGCGGCTGCGGGCCGGGCCCGGTAGGCCGGCCGCGCGGACCCGCAGCCCGGCGCGCTCGATGTGGAAGCTCGCCGGCAGTCGGCCGGGCTGCTCGCCGTCGAGATCGAGCAACACGACGTCGGCGCACTCGCAGGGCTCCAGCGACAGTCGCTGCACCCGTGCACACGTGACGTGGGGGTCGTCGGCGTGCCCACCGCGAAAGACCTTCGCGAGCAGGCCCAGGAACCGCAGCTTGCTGCCGTCGCCGGTCCACAGCGCATCGAGCTCGCCATCGGCACAGCGCGCCCGCGGTGCGATCCACATGCCGCCACCGAAGTACTGGCCGTTGGCCACGACCGCGAGGTCGAGCGCGATCTCGCGGACGGGGCCGTCGTCGGCACGCAGGCGCACACGCTTGGGTCGGTGCTCGATCACGCCGCGCAGGGTGCCCACGAGATAGGTGGCCGTCGGGCCCAGCAGCTTGTTGGAGTGCCGCACGTGGTAGTCGACCAGCCCCGAGATGCCGGCGCTGGCGATGTTGAGGAAGGGCCGCACCGTCTCGCGGCCGGCGGCGTCGTGGAAGCGCGCGACGCCGTAATCGACGCGAGTGGCCTCGCCGTGCCCGAGGACGTCGAGCCACTGCGCGATCGGTCGCCGGCCGAGGTGTCGTACGAAGTCACCGCCAGTACCGCTCGGCACCAGGCCGAGCTCGGCCTCGGGGAAGCGATTGCGCCCGGCCTCGTCGACGAAGCCACACAGCACCTCGTTGTTGGTGCCATCGCCACCGACGCTCAACACCCGCGTCGCGCCGCGCTCGAGCGCCTGCCGGCACAGCAGCGTCGCGTGGCCGGGCGCCTCGGTCTGCACGATGTCGATCGCCCCCAACCGCTGGTGCAGCGCCTGCTGCAGCGCCGGCCACCGCTTCAGCGTGCGGCCGTTCGAGGACGCGGGATTGACGATCGCGACGACGGGCGGCGGGCTCACCTGGCCGCGCACGCTAGCAGGGCGCGCCGAGCCTCGGCAATCGCAGTGGGCGAGGACCAGCGGCCTGCGCGATGCTCGGGCTCAGCCACCCTCCGGAAGGCAGCGCAGCGCGGCGGCAGTGGCGAGCTCGGCCTCGCCGACGATCGCAGCGCCGTGCAGATCGGCGAGGGTCTGCGCGACCCGTCGCATGCGGTGCTGGGCCCGCGGCGACAGCCGTCGCGCCCGCACCACCTCGCGCAGCAGGCCCCGCGCCGAGGTCGTGAGCGGGCAGCACTGCTCGACCGCGCCGGCCTCCGCCACGACCTCCGCGTTGCAGCGCCAACGCGTCGCGGCCAACCGTGCCCGCTGGCGGGCCCGCGCCTCCTCGATGCGCGCCGCGACCTCGGCACTCGACTCGGTCGGTGTCGTGTCCTCGAGCGCATCGAGGGACACCGGCGCCACCGCGATGACGAGGTCGATGCGATCGAGCAGCGGTCCCGACAGGCGCCGACGGTAGCGCGCCACCGCGGTCGGCGGGCACGTGCACGCGCGCTCGGGGTGGCCGAGGTAGCCGCACGGGCACGGGTTCATCGCCGCCATCAGCTGGAAGCGGGCCGGTAGCCGCACCACGCCGCTGGCGCGGACGATGGTGACCTCGCCGTCCTCGAGCGGCTCGCGCAGCCCCTCGAGGCAGCTGCGGGGGAACTCGGGCAGCTCGTCGAGGAAGAGCAACCCGCGGTGGGCGAGGCTGACTTCACCCGGTCGGATCGGCGTGCCGCCGCCGAGCATGCCGGCGACGCTGACGCTGTGGTGGGGCATCCGCACCGGCGGTCGCCGCACGAGCTCGCTGGCGACCACGCCGCGCGCGACCCCGTGCACCTTGGTGACCTCGAGCGCCGCCGCCTCGTCGAGCGCCGGCATCAATGCGGCGGCCCGGCGTGCGAGCATGGTCTTGCCCACGCCGGGTGGACCGTGCAGCAGAAGGTTGTGGCCGCCGGCAATCATCACCTCGAGCGCGAGGCGGGCCACCGGCAGCCCGCGGACGTCGGCGAGATCGGGCCCGACGACCTGCGCCGCGCTGCTCGCCGCGCGCACGTGAGGCCGCAGCTCGCGATCCCCCCGCAGCGCCGCGACCAGCTCCGCGAGGCTCGACACCGCGACGACCTCGAGACCGCTGATGAGCGCGGCCTCGTCGGCGTTGGCGGCCGCGACCACGAGCCGGCGCGCGCCGTGCCGCTGCGCGGTGTCGGCCACCACCAGCGCGCCGGCGGCCGCCCGCACCTGCCCGTCGAGCGCGAGCTCGCCCCACAGCACGAGGTCCGACAGCGCGGGCGCGGGCACCACCTCGTGACTGGCGAGCAAGGCCACCGCGACCGCGAGATCGATCCCCGGGCTGTCCTTGCGCACGTCGGCGGGCGCGAGGTTGACGACCTGCTTGCGCGGGCGCAGCTCGTGCCCGCAGTGGCCCATCGCACTGCGCACCCGCTCGCGCGCCTCCGTCACCGCACCGGTCGCGCGGCCGACGATGGTGAGGCCGGGCAGCCCCAGGCGCACGTCGGCCTCGACCGTGACCAGGGAGCCATGGATGCCCTGCAGGGCTGCGGTGAGGCTGCGTGCGAGCACGATGAGCGACGCCGGTGAGCAACGCGCGTGCCGA is a genomic window of Deltaproteobacteria bacterium containing:
- a CDS encoding YifB family Mg chelatase-like AAA ATPase — encoded protein: MLARSLTAALQGIHGSLVTVEADVRLGLPGLTIVGRATGAVTEARERVRSAMGHCGHELRPRKQVVNLAPADVRKDSPGIDLAVAVALLASHEVVPAPALSDLVLWGELALDGQVRAAAGALVVADTAQRHGARRLVVAAANADEAALISGLEVVAVSSLAELVAALRGDRELRPHVRAASSAAQVVGPDLADVRGLPVARLALEVMIAGGHNLLLHGPPGVGKTMLARRAAALMPALDEAAALEVTKVHGVARGVVASELVRRPPVRMPHHSVSVAGMLGGGTPIRPGEVSLAHRGLLFLDELPEFPRSCLEGLREPLEDGEVTIVRASGVVRLPARFQLMAAMNPCPCGYLGHPERACTCPPTAVARYRRRLSGPLLDRIDLVIAVAPVSLDALEDTTPTESSAEVAARIEEARARQRARLAATRWRCNAEVVAEAGAVEQCCPLTTSARGLLREVVRARRLSPRAQHRMRRVAQTLADLHGAAIVGEAELATAAALRCLPEGG